A portion of the Lolium rigidum isolate FL_2022 chromosome 1, APGP_CSIRO_Lrig_0.1, whole genome shotgun sequence genome contains these proteins:
- the LOC124695422 gene encoding cinnamoyl-CoA reductase 1-like, translated as MEAAARKTVCVTGAGGFVASWLVKLLLTKGHYAVRGTVRNPDDDKNAHLKALEGARERLQLVRADLLDYDTVASAVAGCEGVFHVASPVPSGRSTNPEAEVIAPAVTGTLNVLKACYEAKVKRVVMVSSMSAVSNNPSWPKGKAFDEESWSDVDLCRKSEDWYFLSKTLAEREAFAYAAKTGLDIVTICPSLVIGPLMQSTVNASSKILLNYLKGEHETVENKIRNIVDVRDVADALLLMYENPEASGRYICSSSPIKVSDMINILKTIYPMYTYPKNFEEVEHNIIYSSEKLQKLGWTFRPVEKTLGDSVESYGASGILN; from the exons atggaggcggcggcgaggaagacCGTGTGCGTTACCGGCGCAGGAGGCTTCGTCGCCTCATGGCTcgtcaagctcctcctcaccaagGGCCACTACGCGGTCCGCGGCACCGTGCGCAATCCTG atgatgatAAGAATGCTCACCTCAAGGCACTAGAAGGTGCTCGGGAAAGGTTGCAGCTGGTCAGGGCTGACCTGCTGGATTATGACACCGTTGCATCAGCGGTTGCTGGCTGTGAGGGAGTCTTCCATGTTGCTAGCCCTGTCCCTTCGGGCCGATCAACCAACCCTGAG GCAGAAGTCATAGCTCCCGCTGTAACAGGCACACTGAATGTGTTGAAGGCTTGCTACGAGGCAAAAGTTAAGCGAGTTGTTATGGTGTCTTCAATGTCTGCTGTGTCCAATAATCCTAGCTGGCCTAAGGGTAAAGCCTTTGATGAAGAAAGCTGGTCAGACGTGGACCTCTGCAGAAAGAGTGAG GATTGGTATTTCCTTTCCAAAACACTTGCAGAGCGTGAGGCTTTTGCTTATGCAGCAAAAACTGGGTTGGATATTGTAACTATTTGCCCATCATTGGTAATTGGCCCCTTGATGCAGTCCACAGTTAATGCAAGCAGCAAAATCCTCCTTAATTATCTTAAAG GAGAACACGAGACTGTAGAAAATAAAATCAGGAACATAGTGGATGTTCGTGATGTTGCCGATGCTCTTCTTTTGATGTATGAAAATCCAGAGGCGTCTGGACGGTACATCTGCAGTTCATCACCAATTAAAGTGTCTGATATGATAAACATACTGAAGACCATATATCCAATGTACACTTATCCGAAAAA CTTTGAGGAAGTGGAACACAATATCATTTACAGTTCAGAGAAACTTCAGAAGCTAGGGTGGACCTTCAGGCCTGTAGAGAAGACGCTCGGTGACAGCGTCGAATCCTACGGAGCATCTGGCATCCTGAACTGA